Proteins from a single region of Ensifer adhaerens:
- a CDS encoding LysR family transcriptional regulator — MTVNLNRLSHFVAVVESGSFTAAADRLGLAKAAVSHQVAQLEKELGTTLLVRTTRRLSPTATGQRFYERAALILRDAEEAVGAVSAETEIPSGTLTLTAPLDYGAKVVTNAVAAYLALYPAMRVDLSFNDTVLDMIEKRLDLAIRAGWLIDSSERAKRIGTFEQYLVASSAYAAKLGALSHPAPLAEAAWIANGALKAPLEWRFARTGKETSILGKALVTADSTDSAHSCALAGIGLAVLPDYQVRGDIAEGRLVRLLPDWALPAGGIHVVYPPSHFRPARVRAFVEILQRMEKERGRVAG, encoded by the coding sequence CCTATCTCACTTCGTCGCCGTGGTCGAAAGCGGCTCGTTCACCGCAGCCGCCGACAGGCTGGGCCTCGCCAAGGCCGCCGTCAGCCATCAGGTCGCCCAGCTTGAGAAGGAACTCGGAACGACCCTGCTGGTGCGCACCACAAGGCGGCTGAGCCCGACGGCGACCGGCCAGCGCTTCTACGAGCGCGCGGCGCTGATCCTGCGCGATGCCGAGGAAGCCGTCGGCGCCGTCTCGGCCGAAACCGAAATCCCGAGCGGCACGCTGACGCTGACGGCGCCGCTCGATTACGGCGCCAAGGTCGTGACCAACGCGGTCGCCGCCTATCTTGCGCTTTATCCGGCGATGCGCGTGGACCTCAGCTTCAACGACACCGTGCTCGACATGATCGAGAAAAGACTCGACCTCGCCATCCGCGCCGGCTGGCTTATCGATTCCAGCGAGCGGGCAAAACGGATCGGCACCTTCGAACAGTATCTCGTCGCCTCGTCTGCCTATGCCGCAAAGCTTGGCGCGCTTTCGCACCCTGCCCCCTTGGCAGAGGCAGCCTGGATCGCCAATGGCGCTTTGAAGGCACCCCTGGAATGGAGATTTGCGCGTACTGGTAAAGAAACATCGATCCTCGGCAAGGCCCTGGTGACCGCCGACAGCACCGATTCCGCCCACAGTTGCGCGCTTGCCGGCATCGGCCTCGCGGTGTTGCCGGATTATCAGGTGCGCGGCGATATCGCCGAAGGCCGCCTCGTCCGGCTGCTCCCGGACTGGGCACTGCCTGCGGGCGGCATCCACGTCGTCTATCCGCCCTCGCATTTCCGCCCTGCCCGCGTGCGCGCCTTCGTCGAGATCCTGCAGCGCATGGAGAAGGAGCGCGGGCGTGTTGCCGGCTGA
- a CDS encoding aldo/keto reductase, protein MHDPIPTTTLPGGRQVPVLGQGTWRMGDAAARKADEVKSLQLGLNLGMTLIDTAEMYGNGASERVVGEAVRGRRNEAFIVSKVLPSNASRIGTEAACERSLKHLGVDHIDLYLLHWRGGYPLAETVAAFEALKKAGKIGAWGVSNFDVNDMEELLGVPDGKNVAVNQVLYNLSRRGIEFDLLPWCQKRGIAILAYSPLDEGRLLRHPDLIHIAKAHQATPSQIALAFLKTRPGVISIPKTGSADRARENRDAMDIHLTAEDLTDLDRAFPPPKRKRSLEMI, encoded by the coding sequence ATGCACGACCCGATCCCGACAACCACGCTTCCCGGCGGCCGCCAGGTCCCTGTTCTCGGCCAAGGCACCTGGCGCATGGGCGACGCAGCGGCCCGCAAGGCAGACGAAGTAAAGAGCCTGCAACTCGGCCTTAATCTCGGCATGACCCTGATCGACACGGCGGAAATGTACGGCAACGGCGCCTCGGAGCGCGTAGTCGGAGAAGCGGTGCGCGGCCGCCGCAACGAGGCCTTCATCGTCAGCAAGGTGCTGCCGTCGAATGCCAGCCGGATCGGCACCGAGGCCGCCTGCGAGCGCAGCCTGAAACACCTCGGCGTCGACCATATCGACCTCTATCTCCTGCACTGGCGCGGCGGCTATCCGCTGGCCGAAACCGTCGCCGCCTTCGAAGCCTTGAAGAAGGCCGGCAAGATCGGCGCCTGGGGTGTGTCGAATTTCGACGTCAACGACATGGAGGAACTGCTCGGCGTACCGGACGGAAAGAACGTCGCGGTCAACCAGGTGCTCTACAACCTCTCGCGCCGCGGCATCGAGTTTGACCTCCTGCCCTGGTGCCAGAAGCGCGGAATCGCGATCCTGGCCTATTCACCGCTCGACGAGGGCCGGCTGCTGCGCCACCCGGATCTCATCCACATTGCCAAGGCACACCAGGCGACGCCATCGCAGATCGCGCTTGCCTTCCTGAAAACCCGCCCCGGCGTCATCTCGATCCCGAAGACCGGTTCGGCGGACCGCGCCCGCGAAAATCGCGATGCGATGGACATTCACCTGACGGCGGAAGACCTAACCGATCTCGACCGCGCCTTCCCGCCGCCGAAGCGCAAGCGGTCACTGGAGATGATCTAG
- a CDS encoding glucose 1-dehydrogenase has product MKTLQGKVAVITGGNSGIGKATAKLFAEEGAQVVITARRQDLLDQAVQEIGYGAIGIQGDVADLAHHRAVASKVAERFGAIDIYLANAGVIDVKSSDAISEEAYDRHFSINTKGVFFGVQAIVPIMNDGGSIIITSSLAATKVLPNHAVYAGSKAAAAAFARNWAIEFKSRRIRVNVLSPGPTDTEILGKLGISEAERGPFLEQMANTIPAGRLGTSEELASAALFLASDAGRFVNGIELHVDGGMLLV; this is encoded by the coding sequence ATGAAAACACTTCAAGGAAAGGTCGCCGTTATTACGGGCGGCAACAGTGGCATTGGAAAAGCGACTGCCAAGCTTTTTGCCGAAGAAGGTGCCCAGGTCGTCATCACGGCTCGACGCCAGGACCTTCTCGATCAAGCCGTTCAGGAGATTGGTTATGGTGCAATCGGCATCCAGGGCGATGTGGCTGACCTTGCTCATCATCGCGCCGTCGCAAGCAAAGTCGCTGAACGATTTGGTGCGATCGATATCTACCTTGCCAACGCAGGCGTGATCGACGTCAAATCGTCCGACGCGATCTCCGAAGAAGCCTATGATCGGCATTTTTCCATCAACACGAAGGGCGTCTTCTTCGGCGTTCAAGCCATTGTTCCCATCATGAACGACGGAGGGAGCATCATCATCACCAGTTCGCTGGCGGCAACCAAGGTTCTGCCCAACCATGCGGTTTACGCCGGTTCCAAAGCTGCGGCGGCGGCTTTCGCCAGAAACTGGGCGATCGAGTTCAAGTCGCGTCGTATTCGCGTGAACGTTCTCAGCCCGGGGCCGACGGACACGGAAATTCTCGGGAAGCTCGGAATCTCCGAGGCCGAACGCGGGCCCTTTCTGGAGCAAATGGCCAACACTATCCCGGCGGGACGGCTGGGCACGTCTGAAGAGCTTGCCAGTGCCGCGCTCTTCCTCGCTTCGGATGCCGGTCGCTTCGTGAATGGCATCGAACTCCACGTCGACGGCGGGATGTTGCTTGTGTAG
- a CDS encoding LysR family transcriptional regulator codes for MPNLLNETPGLIAFVRTVETGSFSAAARILRTSPSAVSRSVGRLEALVGARLFLRSTRALVLTFEGQSLFDKVSPLLRQLDTSDEIAGGEEALAGRIRFSMPSELARFFMTPIFRDFAPAFPAIKLEVGLTDRQVDLIREDYDVVFRVGSGGQGELRVRKLADVKMVIVASPSYVEKYGKPRSADEAATLPFARYTVNGIPRPMVFAGGEHFAPQGRVDCDTGQALRAAALHGLGAALLMQCVVQDELNDGRLIDISTELDLPAEALNVVHAFGPMMPLRVRRFCDFVAQQTGSIPGL; via the coding sequence ATGCCCAATCTGCTGAACGAGACACCCGGCCTGATCGCATTCGTCAGGACTGTAGAGACCGGCTCGTTCAGCGCTGCGGCCAGGATCTTGAGGACCTCCCCGTCTGCCGTGTCGAGGAGTGTCGGAAGGTTGGAGGCCCTGGTCGGGGCCCGCCTGTTTCTGAGATCAACGCGCGCGCTGGTTCTGACCTTCGAAGGACAGTCTTTGTTCGACAAGGTTTCTCCTCTCCTTCGCCAGCTCGATACGTCGGACGAGATCGCCGGCGGTGAGGAAGCGCTCGCCGGAAGAATTCGTTTCAGCATGCCGAGCGAACTTGCCCGCTTCTTCATGACCCCGATATTTCGAGATTTTGCGCCGGCCTTCCCCGCGATCAAGCTGGAGGTGGGGCTCACCGACCGGCAAGTTGACTTGATCCGGGAAGACTACGACGTGGTGTTCCGCGTGGGCAGCGGCGGGCAAGGCGAACTGCGGGTGCGAAAGCTCGCGGATGTCAAAATGGTGATCGTCGCGTCTCCGTCCTATGTCGAGAAATACGGCAAGCCGCGCTCGGCGGATGAGGCTGCGACCCTTCCCTTCGCCCGATACACCGTCAACGGTATTCCGAGGCCGATGGTCTTTGCTGGCGGCGAACACTTCGCACCTCAGGGGCGCGTGGACTGCGACACCGGGCAGGCATTGCGCGCCGCTGCACTTCATGGTCTGGGGGCGGCACTGCTCATGCAGTGCGTGGTCCAGGACGAGTTGAACGACGGTCGCCTGATCGATATTTCAACCGAGCTGGACCTGCCAGCAGAGGCTCTTAATGTTGTGCACGCCTTCGGCCCGATGATGCCGCTTCGCGTTCGGCGATTTTGCGATTTCGTTGCCCAGCAAACCGGGAGTATTCCGGGTCTTTGA
- a CDS encoding NADP-dependent oxidoreductase — protein sequence MQMQAFVLTRYGGPDAAQLRDVPRPKPARGEVLVRVHAAGLNPVDYKTREGMLKVVQRYPLPAVMGNELSGVVETRGDGVVSFKPGDRVFARMPKGAMGGLGEYAVVPDKFLAKMPASIDFNTAAGVPLAGLTALQALRDELHVGQGSRIFIPGGAGGVGTFAIQLAKWLGAEVTTTASPRGRALVEDLGADVVIDYTKERFEEQLRGMDGAFDLLGGETLLKSFSVVKRGGKVVSIAGMPEPETARKDLGRGLFLRALFWFASYRIRAVARKHGVSYRYLFMHPDGAELAELADLIEAKTIRPVIDRVFPLKDVAEAFAYLESGRAKGKVVVEIAGSSD from the coding sequence ATGCAGATGCAAGCCTTTGTTCTGACGCGATACGGCGGTCCCGATGCTGCGCAGTTGCGCGACGTACCACGCCCGAAACCGGCGCGCGGCGAGGTGCTTGTGCGGGTGCATGCAGCCGGCCTCAATCCGGTCGACTACAAGACGCGGGAAGGCATGCTCAAGGTCGTCCAGCGCTATCCGCTGCCTGCCGTCATGGGCAACGAGCTCTCGGGCGTGGTCGAGACGCGCGGGGATGGCGTTGTCTCCTTCAAGCCGGGAGACCGGGTCTTCGCCCGCATGCCCAAGGGCGCCATGGGTGGCTTGGGCGAATATGCCGTCGTGCCCGACAAATTCCTGGCGAAGATGCCCGCATCGATCGACTTCAACACGGCAGCCGGCGTGCCGCTTGCCGGCCTGACGGCCTTGCAGGCGCTGCGTGACGAACTTCATGTCGGCCAAGGCAGCCGGATCTTCATCCCCGGCGGCGCCGGTGGCGTCGGGACCTTCGCCATCCAGCTGGCGAAGTGGCTGGGCGCAGAGGTCACGACCACGGCATCGCCCCGTGGGCGTGCGCTTGTCGAGGACCTGGGCGCCGACGTGGTGATCGATTACACGAAAGAGCGGTTCGAGGAACAGTTGCGCGGCATGGACGGCGCATTCGATCTGCTTGGCGGCGAAACGCTCCTGAAGTCATTCAGCGTCGTCAAGCGCGGCGGCAAAGTGGTCTCGATTGCCGGCATGCCCGAGCCTGAAACCGCGCGGAAGGATCTCGGCCGTGGCCTGTTCTTACGCGCGCTTTTCTGGTTCGCGTCCTACAGGATCCGCGCCGTCGCCAGGAAACATGGCGTTTCCTACCGCTACCTGTTCATGCATCCTGATGGTGCCGAGCTTGCCGAACTTGCCGATCTCATCGAGGCCAAAACGATCAGGCCCGTGATCGACCGGGTGTTTCCGCTCAAGGATGTTGCCGAGGCCTTCGCCTATCTCGAATCCGGCCGCGCCAAGGGCAAGGTGGTGGTGGAGATCGCAGGCTCCTCTGACTGA
- a CDS encoding SAM-dependent methyltransferase: MPSDRGPSHLAAMKGDGFYNRHSAMQATGIAALLSLWEASCRTVAIGEGPVTVVDYGCSQGRNSMVPMRLAIKVLRSLSGPSVPIEVVHTDLPSNDFSALFEALASDPNSYMNEASDVFPSAIGRSYFEPLFPPQRVTLAWTTWALQWMSDSTIEAPDHILAGMSAEPAVISAVTQQQARDLERFLTLRSREMRPGAKLLAGFTARTADVTGWEWLLGELWLTLCDMKTEGWLSEPERKHLTIPIGLRTLAEIEQPFMQAGGFADLALDHLELFKLTDPFWEQFERTGDASAFAKHHADMTQAWCAPTIARLIGPSREPNAFVNEMFARFEHRLSQRPRPHEPYMAAVVVSKRA; the protein is encoded by the coding sequence ATGCCAAGCGATCGAGGGCCATCTCATCTGGCGGCGATGAAGGGAGACGGCTTCTACAACCGTCATTCGGCGATGCAGGCGACTGGCATCGCGGCACTGCTTTCATTGTGGGAAGCTTCGTGCCGAACTGTGGCCATTGGCGAAGGTCCCGTGACCGTTGTTGACTACGGTTGTTCGCAGGGGCGCAATTCGATGGTTCCCATGCGCCTGGCGATCAAGGTGTTGCGGTCGCTATCCGGTCCGAGCGTACCGATCGAAGTCGTCCACACGGACCTCCCGTCGAACGATTTTTCGGCACTGTTTGAAGCGCTTGCTTCAGACCCGAACAGCTACATGAACGAAGCTTCCGACGTCTTTCCTTCCGCCATCGGCCGGTCGTATTTCGAACCGCTGTTTCCGCCTCAACGCGTGACCCTGGCCTGGACGACCTGGGCATTGCAGTGGATGAGTGACAGCACGATCGAGGCGCCCGACCATATTCTGGCTGGAATGAGCGCGGAACCGGCCGTGATTTCCGCGGTGACACAGCAGCAGGCGAGGGATTTGGAGCGCTTTCTGACGCTTCGGTCGCGGGAGATGCGGCCCGGCGCGAAACTCCTGGCGGGATTTACGGCCCGCACGGCTGATGTCACAGGCTGGGAATGGCTGCTCGGTGAGTTGTGGTTGACGTTGTGTGACATGAAGACGGAGGGCTGGCTCTCGGAACCGGAACGCAAGCACCTGACGATACCGATCGGTCTTCGAACCCTGGCCGAGATCGAGCAGCCGTTCATGCAGGCCGGAGGTTTCGCTGACCTTGCACTTGATCATCTCGAGCTCTTCAAACTCACGGATCCATTCTGGGAGCAATTCGAGAGGACTGGCGATGCGTCGGCATTCGCCAAGCATCACGCGGACATGACGCAGGCTTGGTGTGCGCCGACGATCGCGCGCTTGATCGGGCCATCTCGCGAACCGAATGCATTTGTGAATGAGATGTTCGCTCGCTTCGAGCATCGACTGTCTCAACGCCCCAGACCCCATGAACCCTATATGGCGGCCGTGGTGGTGTCCAAACGCGCATAG
- the ilvN gene encoding acetolactate synthase small subunit → MNAHLQPTGSAYFIAKETELAETHTLSVLVDNEPGVLARVIGLFSGRGYNIESLTVSETEHEAHLSRITIVTRGTPHVLDQIKNQLERLVPVHRVVDLTVRAGTLGHDRPIERELALVKVQGSGDHRVEALRLADAFRASVIDANIEHFVFEITGKPSKIEQFIAIMKPLGLIEVCRTGIAAMNRGPQGM, encoded by the coding sequence ATGAACGCACACCTTCAACCGACCGGCTCCGCCTACTTCATCGCCAAGGAGACCGAGCTCGCCGAAACCCACACGCTTTCGGTTCTCGTCGACAACGAGCCGGGCGTCCTTGCCCGCGTCATCGGCCTGTTCTCGGGCCGTGGCTACAACATCGAAAGTCTCACGGTTTCGGAAACGGAACACGAGGCGCACCTGTCGCGCATCACAATCGTGACGCGCGGCACGCCGCACGTGCTCGACCAGATCAAGAACCAGCTCGAGCGGCTGGTTCCGGTCCACCGCGTCGTCGACCTGACGGTACGCGCCGGCACGCTCGGTCACGACCGGCCGATCGAGCGCGAACTGGCGCTCGTCAAGGTTCAGGGCTCGGGCGATCACCGCGTCGAAGCGCTGCGTCTCGCCGATGCGTTCCGCGCCTCGGTCATCGACGCCAACATCGAGCACTTCGTCTTCGAGATCACCGGCAAGCCGTCGAAGATCGAACAGTTCATCGCCATCATGAAGCCGCTCGGCCTCATCGAGGTCTGCCGCACCGGCATCGCCGCCATGAACCGCGGCCCGCAGGGCATGTGA
- a CDS encoding acetolactate synthase 3 large subunit: MSGTENQMTGAEIVLQALRDNGVEHIFGYPGGAVLPIYDEIHQQDDIQHILVRHEQGAGHMAEGYARSTGKVGVMLVTSGPGATNAVTPLQDALMDSIPLVCISGQVPTSLIGSDAFQECDTVGITRPCTKHNWLVKDVNDLARIIHEAFRVAQSGRPGPVVVDIPKDIQFATGTYTPPSAVPTQKSYQPKKQGDLKKIEEAVELMRNARQPIIYSGGGVINSGPEASHLLRELVELTGFPITSTLMGLGAYPASGKAWLGMLGMHGTYEANMAMHDCDVMVCIGARFDDRITGRLNAFSPNSKKIHIDIDPSSINKNVRVDVPILGDVGTVLEDMVRLWRAASKSADKTRLSDWWETITKWRARNSLAYAANDDVIMPQYAIQRLYELSKGRDTYITTEVGQHQMWAAQFFGFEQPNRWMTSGGLGTMGYGFPAAIGVQVAHPNSLVVDIAGDASIQMCIQEMSCAVQYGLPVKIFILNNQYMGMVRQWQQLLHGNRLSHSYTEAMPDFVKLAEAYGGVGIRCDKPSELDAAIRKMIDTPAPVIFDCRVANLANCFPMIPSGKAHNEMLLPDEATDEAVANAIDAKGRQLV; this comes from the coding sequence ATGAGCGGTACAGAAAACCAGATGACAGGCGCGGAGATCGTTCTCCAGGCACTGAGAGACAACGGCGTCGAGCATATCTTCGGCTATCCGGGCGGCGCCGTGCTTCCGATCTACGACGAAATTCACCAGCAGGACGATATCCAGCACATCCTCGTTCGCCACGAGCAGGGCGCCGGCCATATGGCCGAAGGTTATGCCCGCTCGACCGGCAAGGTCGGTGTCATGCTGGTCACGTCCGGTCCCGGCGCCACCAATGCGGTCACCCCGCTGCAGGACGCGTTGATGGATTCGATCCCGCTCGTCTGCATCTCCGGCCAGGTTCCGACCTCGCTGATCGGCTCGGACGCCTTCCAGGAGTGCGATACGGTCGGCATCACCCGGCCGTGCACCAAGCACAACTGGCTGGTCAAGGACGTCAACGATCTCGCCCGCATCATCCATGAGGCCTTCCGCGTCGCCCAGTCCGGCCGCCCGGGTCCGGTCGTCGTCGACATCCCGAAGGACATCCAGTTCGCGACCGGCACCTATACGCCGCCGTCAGCCGTCCCGACCCAGAAGAGCTACCAGCCGAAAAAGCAGGGCGATCTGAAGAAGATCGAGGAAGCGGTCGAGCTGATGCGCAATGCGCGCCAGCCGATCATCTATTCCGGCGGTGGCGTCATCAATTCCGGTCCGGAAGCCTCGCATCTGCTGCGCGAACTGGTCGAACTGACCGGCTTCCCGATCACCTCGACGCTGATGGGCCTTGGCGCCTATCCGGCCTCCGGCAAGGCCTGGCTCGGCATGCTCGGCATGCACGGCACCTACGAGGCCAACATGGCGATGCATGACTGCGACGTCATGGTCTGCATCGGCGCCCGCTTCGACGACCGCATCACCGGCCGCCTCAACGCGTTTTCGCCGAATTCCAAGAAGATCCACATCGACATCGACCCGTCGTCGATCAACAAGAACGTGCGCGTCGACGTGCCGATCCTCGGCGATGTCGGCACGGTTCTGGAAGACATGGTTCGCCTGTGGCGCGCCGCTTCCAAGAGCGCCGACAAGACGCGTCTCTCGGACTGGTGGGAGACGATCACCAAGTGGCGCGCCCGCAATTCGCTCGCCTATGCGGCGAACGACGACGTCATCATGCCGCAATACGCGATCCAGCGGCTCTATGAGCTCAGCAAGGGCCGCGACACCTACATCACCACGGAAGTCGGCCAGCACCAGATGTGGGCAGCCCAGTTCTTCGGCTTCGAGCAGCCGAACCGCTGGATGACCTCGGGTGGCCTCGGCACCATGGGCTACGGCTTCCCGGCCGCCATCGGCGTCCAGGTCGCACATCCCAACAGCCTCGTCGTCGATATCGCCGGTGACGCCTCGATCCAGATGTGCATCCAGGAAATGTCCTGCGCGGTTCAGTACGGCCTGCCGGTCAAGATCTTCATCCTCAACAACCAGTACATGGGCATGGTGCGCCAATGGCAGCAGTTGCTTCACGGCAACCGCCTGTCGCACTCCTACACGGAAGCCATGCCAGACTTCGTCAAGCTGGCGGAAGCCTATGGCGGCGTCGGCATCCGCTGCGACAAGCCGAGCGAACTCGACGCTGCGATCCGCAAGATGATCGACACGCCGGCGCCGGTCATCTTCGATTGCCGCGTTGCAAACCTTGCCAACTGCTTCCCGATGATCCCGTCGGGCAAGGCCCACAACGAGATGCTGTTGCCTGACGAAGCCACGGACGAAGCGGTCGCCAACGCAATCGACGCCAAGGGCCGTCAGCTGGTCTGA
- a CDS encoding MATE family efflux transporter: MSKDTSKQNAFLTAPLGAVFARTALPIIFVMGMNGLLAVVDAIMLGIYVGADAVGAVTTVFPIFILMVALATLVVSGMASLLARHLGAGRLTEARGVFAGAHMLALLIAALLIVLFAICGERLVLTLANGPGPLAGMAHGYIAILIVCSPIQFLLAVHSDALRSEGRAGLMAGLSLLVSAANLVFNYGLIALLGWGVAGSALATVMAQALALGLIVLFRIVGRTELRLSAIFRHSPLTGWRSMIALGSPQSLGFIGMALVSVTIMAALQKTTAAESYDTTVAAYGIITRIMTFALLPLLGLSQALQAIVGNNIGAGLMDRANRMLCLGLLVALVYCLTIELVLVGFARPVGAAFVDSDAVVADVARIMPVMVAMYVVSGPLILLGSYFQAIGDAGRAAILSLSKPYLFTMPLVAVYASRFGEPGIWFATPTAEALLLVVAMLVLRQASRQRAIAGRLP, from the coding sequence ATGTCCAAGGACACATCCAAGCAGAATGCCTTTTTGACTGCGCCGCTGGGTGCGGTTTTCGCAAGGACGGCGTTGCCGATCATCTTCGTGATGGGCATGAACGGGCTGCTCGCCGTCGTCGACGCGATCATGCTCGGGATCTATGTCGGTGCCGACGCCGTCGGCGCCGTGACCACAGTGTTCCCGATCTTCATCCTCATGGTGGCGCTGGCAACGCTCGTCGTCAGCGGCATGGCCAGCTTGCTCGCCCGCCATCTCGGCGCCGGCCGCTTAACCGAAGCGCGCGGTGTGTTTGCCGGCGCCCATATGCTGGCGCTGTTGATTGCCGCGTTGCTGATCGTCCTGTTCGCCATTTGCGGCGAGCGACTGGTCCTGACACTCGCCAATGGCCCCGGCCCCCTCGCCGGCATGGCCCATGGCTACATCGCCATCCTCATCGTCTGCTCACCCATCCAGTTCCTGCTGGCGGTCCATTCGGATGCGCTGCGTAGCGAGGGGCGCGCCGGCCTGATGGCGGGCCTCAGCCTGCTGGTCTCGGCTGCGAATCTCGTATTCAACTACGGGCTGATCGCACTTTTGGGATGGGGCGTTGCGGGCTCCGCTCTCGCCACGGTAATGGCACAGGCGCTGGCGCTTGGCCTCATCGTCCTCTTCCGTATCGTCGGACGCACCGAGCTCCGCCTGTCAGCCATCTTCCGACACAGCCCGTTGACCGGATGGCGCAGCATGATCGCGCTCGGGAGCCCGCAGAGCCTCGGCTTCATCGGCATGGCGCTGGTTTCGGTGACGATCATGGCCGCGCTGCAGAAGACGACGGCGGCCGAAAGCTACGACACCACCGTCGCCGCCTATGGCATCATCACCCGTATCATGACCTTCGCGCTGTTGCCGCTTCTGGGGCTGAGCCAGGCGCTGCAGGCGATCGTCGGCAACAACATCGGCGCCGGCCTCATGGATCGGGCAAACAGGATGCTGTGCCTCGGTCTGCTCGTGGCGCTGGTCTATTGCCTCACGATCGAACTCGTGCTCGTCGGCTTTGCCCGGCCGGTCGGCGCGGCCTTCGTCGACAGCGATGCGGTCGTCGCCGACGTCGCGCGCATCATGCCGGTCATGGTCGCGATGTACGTCGTCTCCGGGCCGCTGATCCTGCTCGGCAGCTATTTCCAGGCGATCGGCGATGCCGGGCGAGCGGCGATCCTCAGCCTCTCCAAGCCCTATCTCTTCACCATGCCGCTGGTCGCGGTCTACGCATCGCGCTTCGGTGAACCGGGCATCTGGTTCGCGACGCCGACGGCGGAGGCACTGTTGCTGGTGGTAGCGATGCTCGTGCTCCGGCAGGCGTCACGACAGCGGGCCATCGCAGGCCGGCTGCCCTGA
- a CDS encoding alkene reductase yields the protein MAPMTRSRAEFDGTPGTLAAEYYAQRASVGLIVTEGTQPSDDGQGYLTTPGIYTDAHVAGWKKVTSAVHERGGHIFVQLMHAGRMSHPDNTPHHRQGVAPSAIAPGGGMFTATGMQDIPTPRALTTEEVRQTVADFRHAARRAIEAGADGVEIHGANAYLVHQFLAPSANTRTDEYGGPIENRARFAIEVAAAIAEEIGADRTAIRLSPGLAMWGIDEGAEGPDLYRYLVAELDRLGLAYLHIMHAGDEPLLASLRKLWTRPLILNRPGRGRDEIGSDLASGIADLEAYGQMVLANPDFVSRLKADAPMNDADRMTYFGGTGKGYVDYPALTASA from the coding sequence ATGGCGCCCATGACCCGCAGCCGTGCCGAATTCGATGGTACGCCCGGCACGCTTGCCGCCGAGTATTACGCCCAGCGTGCAAGCGTCGGCCTGATCGTCACCGAAGGCACCCAGCCATCGGATGACGGCCAGGGTTATCTCACCACGCCCGGCATCTACACCGATGCGCATGTCGCCGGCTGGAAGAAGGTCACGTCTGCCGTGCACGAGAGGGGCGGCCACATCTTCGTCCAGCTCATGCATGCCGGTCGCATGTCGCATCCGGACAACACGCCGCATCATCGTCAGGGCGTTGCGCCCTCGGCGATCGCGCCGGGAGGCGGCATGTTCACGGCAACGGGCATGCAGGACATCCCGACGCCGCGGGCGCTGACGACAGAGGAAGTGCGCCAGACCGTCGCCGACTTCCGCCACGCGGCCCGCCGCGCGATCGAGGCCGGTGCCGACGGCGTCGAGATCCATGGCGCCAACGCCTATCTTGTCCACCAGTTCCTGGCGCCGAGTGCCAATACCCGCACTGACGAATACGGTGGTCCGATCGAGAACCGGGCGCGCTTCGCGATCGAGGTGGCCGCGGCGATTGCCGAGGAGATCGGTGCCGACCGCACGGCCATTCGCCTCTCTCCGGGCCTTGCGATGTGGGGCATCGACGAGGGTGCCGAAGGGCCGGATCTCTATCGTTATCTGGTTGCCGAACTCGACAGGCTGGGCCTTGCCTATCTGCACATCATGCATGCGGGCGACGAGCCGTTGCTCGCCTCGCTCCGCAAATTGTGGACGCGGCCCTTGATCCTGAACAGGCCCGGCCGCGGGCGCGACGAGATCGGTTCCGATCTCGCGTCGGGGATTGCCGATCTGGAGGCCTATGGCCAGATGGTGCTGGCCAATCCGGATTTCGTTTCTCGGCTGAAAGCCGATGCGCCGATGAACGATGCCGACCGCATGACCTATTTCGGCGGCACCGGGAAGGGGTACGTCGACTACCCGGCGCTGACTGCTTCGGCCTGA